A segment of the Nostoc sp. TCL26-01 genome:
ACACCGATTGGTGCTAACTGAGCGCTACCGCTAGCCTCACTACGATAAAGTGGTTGTCCAAAAAGAATCCCCGCGTTGTTCCCAGACTTAAACAAATCTCGGAAATGCAGTCCCACCATCCAACTAGTAAAGGTGGTAGAAGCATCTACAGTTTTGGAAGAATCCTCGACAAACAAGGCTGCACCATAGCCAGATAAAGCTATTTTTGGAGAAAATCGCCACGTCACTGTACTGCCAATAGAGTTGAGTGTCACAGGTGTTCCAGGATCAACACCAGCTAAAGCACCAACATCACCACTAATTAACCCCGTGCCTAAGATGTTGATCTCGTGATAGCTGTGGGCATAGTTCAACCCAATATCTAAATCTCGCATGGGTTTGAAGGTTAACTGAGCAGCTACAACACTACTACCACTAAAGAAACCTCCTCCCAAAGGTGTCTCGGAAACTCCCGCTAGTACTTCATTGGGAGATTTTTGCGGTATGTTGGCGTTGACGCTGCCATATAAAGCTCGCAAATCCAAACTCGGAGCAATGTTGAAGATAAATCCTGCCGCTGATGCCAAACCAGAACCAGAAGTCCCACCGGAAACACGCAACACCGGATTTAAACCAGCAAACCGCGAAATTGATTCTTGTCCCTCACCGTAAAAAGGTGTAATTGCCGGAAAAGCATCTGATACTTCCGCCGCAGTTCCCGCAAACAGGGTCAATTTATTAGCGACAGGAAAGATGTAAAGTAATTTGTACAGTTCTAAACTATTCGCACCCACACCTGTCAAATTTTTGACGTTAAGACCTGGAAACTGGGGTTCAAAACTAGTACGAGCGCTACTAGAACTCAGTAAAGGCGAAGCTAATCCTAAACTCTCTTGCAGACTACCCCGTCCATCTGCACCACCCAAAAAGTTGTGAGATTGCAATCCTGTAATTAATAAATCTTTACCTGTAAAACTGGTGCTGAGATTTAAGCGGACTCTATTGACAAGGATAATATTAGAGCCACTTTTACCAGGAGCGCCGCCAGTAGCACCAATACCAGCGATGATTGCTTCCCCAGTCAGTTTGGTGGTAGTAGAAAACTGATTTGCTTCTAATTCTGTTGTCCGAGCTTCTAGGGCATCAACTCTACCTCTAAGTGTTGCCAGTTCTGCGGCAAATTGTTCTTGCAATTTCTGCAAAGTGGCTAAGTCTTCTTTCTTGACCAAATCAGCAGTTGCTGTAGCAATGAGTTCATTGATTCGCTCTAAACAAGCATTCAAACCTGCGGCAAATTCATAGCGAGTCATCGCCCGATTGCCGCGATAGGTTTGATTCGGATAACCAGCAATGCAACCGTAGCGCTCAACTAAAGACTGTAATGCTTGAAAAGCCCAATCTGTCGGTTGGACATCAGACAATTGTGATACAGATGTGACTTGTGCCATTTCATCTGCTGGCGGTTCTAAAGCATTAACAGCATTTTGTGGCTGATTTGAAGAAGATAAATTTTGTTGAGTATCATTGACTATGGGCAATTTATCAGATTCAGTCTCTGATAAGTTGTTGTTATTAGTATCCGCTTGTTTATTAATGTCATTATCTTGAACCGATGCTAATTCTTTTTCAGAAATATTTAAATTAGGTAGAGCTTGTGCAGGTAATAAACTAGAAAGTAAGCAGAAAAAACCTACTCCACCAGCAGCAGCTAGTAGATATTTGGACATGATGACCCCTCACACACATTCAATAGTTAAAAAATCTAATTGCAATAATTGAATAATACTGATAAGTAAATCTAAAGCTTATTTAGTAAAAAAGAATTACTAGCTATAAACTTTAGATACTACAGTTTTTTACTGAATTAATTTATCAAAGTATTGTTTTTTATTGCAAGTATTAAAATACAGTAAATACTATTTTGGGTAATAATTAACAACTAGTTATATTTATAATTCTTATGATTACTATCGATAAATACCAATATCATCATCAGGCGTTAACAAAGTCTGACTTGATATGGATTGGAGCGATCGCACTTAATCAATCAATAGAAATCTGGTGAAAATAAATGTAGAGACGTTGCAGTGCAACGTCTCTACAAGGATTTCAGGCAACTATGCAACGAAAACAAAATCGTTAGCGCTCAAACTGGTAGAAGTAATCCCCAGTAGTGAAGCCAACTCAGTAGTACCTGTCTTCACCAAAGTATCGCTACCTTGTTGTAACAGAGTTAAAGCACTAAATTGCGTTACGCTTGTACCACCGAGGCCAATTTTGTCAATCCCGATGGTGAAATCAACCACAATATTCTTGCTAGTGGGTAACTCAGCATTGGCAATCCAGAATTGGTCAATTCCTGCACCACCAGTCAAACGATTACCACCACCAGCACCTGCAAATAGCACGTCGTCACCATCACCACCAAACAGGGAATCATTGACATTAGAGAACAGCTTGTCATCACCTGAACCGCCATAGAGACGATTCTTATCACCGTTGCTAGTGAGGGTGTCTCTACCGGAACCACCGAAAGATGATTGGCGAGAACCTTCAACGATAGTTAACGTATCCGCACCAGCGCCACCAAACAGATTATTGCTACCACTGGCTTCAATGACGTTAATTTCGTCATCACCATTACCACCGTTAGCAGTTGTATTGCTAGCTGGGCCATTTGCACCGACGAAGATTGTATCATCACCGTTGCCTGTGGAGACAGATGAGTCACTACCTGTAACTACTGTGTCCTCACCGTTGCCAGTGCTGATGGTGTTATCACCATTGGACTCTACAAAGTCTGCACCGTCACCTGTCAACAGGATTTTCCCTAGTTGCGGTGTCACATCATCATCGCCTGTAGAACCAAATTGAATGTCTGGGGCTGAGGGTGTGCGGGGATTGTAGCTGGTAGTATCAATCTTCAGGGGAGTGGGGAATAAGTTAGCAATATTTTCCCAAGGTACAAATTTGAAGTTAGCGTTGACGTTTTCATCATCAACGATTCTGGCTGGGTCGTTAGCACCGTCTTGAGTTACAAATAAACCATAGGGGAAGTTTGGCCCCAAGGGAACGTTAACTACATCTGCACCATCCGACTCTTGGACGCTGTCAATTGAGCCATTATTCCCAACACCGAAGCGTCCCAGATATGCGTTATTACCTTCGCGGGTGTAAGCCACAAAAGTATTGTCTCCTTGACTGGAGGCAAGTAAATAACCTGTACCATCATTGCTGTAGTAGATGGTTAATCCTTCCACATCATCGGTGAGATACTTACCACCTAACGCTTTGACTTTATCAATCAACTGTCCAGTTGTCCCGCCATCGGGTTCGGCTTG
Coding sequences within it:
- a CDS encoding iron uptake porin, translating into MSKYLLAAAGGVGFFCLLSSLLPAQALPNLNISEKELASVQDNDINKQADTNNNNLSETESDKLPIVNDTQQNLSSSNQPQNAVNALEPPADEMAQVTSVSQLSDVQPTDWAFQALQSLVERYGCIAGYPNQTYRGNRAMTRYEFAAGLNACLERINELIATATADLVKKEDLATLQKLQEQFAAELATLRGRVDALEARTTELEANQFSTTTKLTGEAIIAGIGATGGAPGKSGSNIILVNRVRLNLSTSFTGKDLLITGLQSHNFLGGADGRGSLQESLGLASPLLSSSSARTSFEPQFPGLNVKNLTGVGANSLELYKLLYIFPVANKLTLFAGTAAEVSDAFPAITPFYGEGQESISRFAGLNPVLRVSGGTSGSGLASAAGFIFNIAPSLDLRALYGSVNANIPQKSPNEVLAGVSETPLGGGFFSGSSVVAAQLTFKPMRDLDIGLNYAHSYHEINILGTGLISGDVGALAGVDPGTPVTLNSIGSTVTWRFSPKIALSGYGAALFVEDSSKTVDASTTFTSWMVGLHFRDLFKSGNNAGILFGQPLYRSEASGSAQLAPIGVNRATPYHLEAYYRWQINDHISITPGAFILFNPEGDRTNDTTTVGVLRTTFTF